The Astatotilapia calliptera chromosome 17, fAstCal1.2, whole genome shotgun sequence genome has a segment encoding these proteins:
- the LOC113009148 gene encoding uncharacterized protein LOC113009148 → MADGVRKSLVWDIRKGLFALMPDQLFEIAAKVGPVPGKDLSELSSDDAEGSFEYINSFIYSKAMLEAEDSGMGELLALKDMVDELLNPTDNQTSAVETDVETRTPERAPHPTSEPSQFNAAQVNMDQSNSSLNIPQEELLKMISDYEKVGRTLQGLGLQLDQLQQRLRDRQKSDSSDSESDEDAGGYWFRFPREARHVERDIHYSQSGVPPTSQSPEDHRNRFQLPTRDSERERTSSEHEQTGIDSQMPPVPEVQAQPNCLEEGCERSTLPGQALPQIPAGDPQTELRRSARERRPRQVFTYESLGEPALQPQAIVSALAAPFFPYQPWTLTPFVPFSPGFASCVPYPVGPYTYPAHMPC, encoded by the coding sequence ATGGCTGACGGCGTAAGGAAGAGCCTGGTGTGGGACATCAGGAAGGGCCTTTTCGCGCTGATGCCGGATCAGCTTTTTGAGATTGCTGCAAAGGTGGGTCCAGTACCAGGCAAGGATCTGTCAGAGCTGTCAAGTGATGATGCAGAAGGAAGCTTCGAGTACATCAACTCCTTCATCTACAGCAAGGCAATGTTAGAAGCTGAGGACAGTGGGATGGGGGAATTGTTAGCGCTAAAGGACATGGTAGATGAACTTCTGAATCCTACCGACAACCAGACCAGTGCCGTGGAGACAGATGTGGAAACACGGACGCCAGAGCGTGCACCCCACCCTACCTCAGAGCCCAGCCAGTTCAATGCAGCTCAAGTAAACATGGATCAGTCTAACTCTAGCCTTAACATCCCACAAGAAGAACTCCTTAAAATGATTTCGGACTATGAGAAGGTTGGTAGGACATTGCAAGGTTTAGGTTTACAGCTAGACCAGCTCCAACaaagactgagagacagacagaaaagcgATTCCAGTGACTCAGAATCTGATGAGGATGCAGGAGGGTACTGGTTTAGGTTCCCCAGAGAGGCTAGACATGTTGAAAGAGACATCCATTATAGTCAATCTGGCGTACCCCCAACAAGCCAAAGCCCTGAGGACCACAGGAACCGCTTCCAGTTACCAACTAGAGACAGTGAAAGAGAAAGAACCTCCAGCGAACATGAACAGACAGGAATAGACAGTCAGATGCCCCCTGTCCCTGAGGTACAGGCACAGCCAAATTGTCTGGAAGAAGGATGTGAAAGGTCCACTTTACCTGGCCAAGCGCTACCACAGATACCAGCAGGTGACCCACAGACTGAGTTAAGAAGGTCAGCCCGAGAAAGGAGACCTAGACAAGTGTTTACTTATGAGTCACTGGGAGAACCGGCTCTACAGCCACAGGCCATAGTATCTGCACTAGCTGCGCCATTCTTTCCATACCAGCCATGGACACTAACACCTTTTGTACCATTTAGCCCAGGGTTTGCATCTTGTGTGCCTTATCCAGTTGGGCCATATACTTACCCTGCACATATGCCATGTTGA